CACAGCTCTTCCTTCAGTCATCACAAGAAAGATATCCGATTCACTGTTTAAAAACCGTTCTTTGAGAAAAGCTTTTCCTTTTTCAATATCTGATTCCTGTCTGTAAAAAACACGGTAAAGATTGAATAATTCTGCCGTTTCATCAAGATCCTCAAGACTTGCCTTTTTAATAATGTAATTCATCGTTATACTTATTTTATTAACAGGGCAAAAGTAGTCTTAACCAAAACCAGCCATATAATCCAGATTAATATTATACTAGTAGTCCAGAAGATTCAGTCTGAAGATAATACCGCATGTTTCGGATTTTCTTATCCTGAACAACTTCGGATTTTTGCAGTATACAATCAACCAATGAAGAATATCATTCAAAAAATAGAAAATGTAGATTGGCCGTATCTTACGGAAACAATGCATGAAAACGGATATGCTGTAATTTCTAATCTGTTATCGGAGGACGAGTGTGAGTTATTGAAATCCAACTATGACAATTCCGCTCTTTACCGAAAAACGGTTGTGATGGCCAGACACCGTTTTGGCCTTGGTGAATATAAATATTTTGATTATCCGCTGCCTGAAATAATTCAGATCATACGGACGAGTATTTATCCGTATCTGGCTCCTATTGCCAATTCCTGGTTTAGAGCCTTACATATTGAGACTCAATTTCCTTTAAATCATCAGGAATTTTTACAACAATGTCATACCAACGGCCAGCAAAAAGCGACTGTCTTAATTTTGAAATATAAAGAAGGCGGTTTTAATACTTTACACCAGGATTTATATGGTGATATATACTTTCCTATCCAAATCGTGTTAATGCTCAGCGAACCAGACAAAGATTTTACAGGTGGAGAATTTGTACTCACTCAGCAAATCCCGAGAGCGCAGTCAAAAGCTATTGTTTTAAAACCTAAAAAAGGAGATGTCCTCATTTTCACCACTCAATTTAAGCCCGAAAAAGGAATCAAGGGATACTACAGAGTCAATATGAAACATGGAGTAAGTGAAGTTCAGGAAGGAAGTCGATATGCTTTGGGTATTATTTTCCATGATGCAACCAATTAATTATTAAATATTATTTAAACATACACACCATGATTCAGCATTCTCAGCTATCCAACGAAAGCCTTAGAAGTAGAATCCACAGTCAAGACATTCGTTTTGGGGGAAATATCAAACTGAAAATTTATGGGTTACTTGGTTGTAGTTCAGGAAAAAGAATGAAGATAGAAAACAGAATTTTCTTTAAGAACGAAGAAGAGGCATTACAAAACAACTACCGTCCCTGTGGACATTGTATGAGAGAAGCATATAAAAAATGGAAAGAGGGAATATATTGATACCAAGGTAATTCAAATTTCTTGCGAACTTCACTTTGTTTGCAGTCAGTAAAAATAAAAAAGAGAAGCAATATAATATTGCTTCTCTCGTTTAGTAGCGGGAACCGGACTCGAACCGATGACCTTCGGGTTATGAGCCCGACGAGCTACCTACTGCTCCATCCCGCGGTATATTTTTAGAGTGTTTACCGAAAACACTTGCTTAGTAGCGGAACCGGACTCGAACCGATGACCTTCGGGTTATGAGCCCGACGAGCTACCTACTGCTCCATCCCGCGGTATATTTTTAGAGTGTTTACCGAAAACACTTGCTTAGTAGCGGGAACCGGACTCGAACCGATGACCTTCGGGTTATGAGCCCGACGAGCTACCTACTGCTCCATCCCGCGGTGTATTTTTAGAGTGCTTACCGAAAACACTTGCTTAGTAGCGGGAACCGGACTCGAACCGATGACCTTCGGGTTATGAGCCCGACGAGCTACCTACTGCTCCATCCCGCGATATTGGATTGCAAAGGTACGAATATTTTTCACAAATCCTAATTTTTCTTTTAAATAAAGGACTTTTATGAAAACTATTTTATTATTTGTATCTTTGTTCTATGGCAAAAATATTAAAAATTTACCCAGACAACCCACAGGAAAATCTTGTGAATGAGGTCATTAAAACTTTAAATAATGGCGGGCTGATTATCTATCCTTCTGATACGATATATGCTTTAGGCTGTAATATTTTTGATATAAAAGCCATGGAAAAACTGGCTCAGCTCAAAAAAATGAAACTTGAGAAGTCTAAATTCTCGATTATCTGTAATGATCTCAGCCATCTTTCCGACTTTACAAGACCTATTGACACCTCGATTTTCAGATTTCTGAAAAGCCATCTTCCCGGACCGTTTACTTTTATCCTTGAAGCGAACAAAAGTTTACCCTTAGCATATAAAGGTCATAAAACAATTGGTATCCGTGTTCCTGATCACCCGATTCCGCAACTGATTGTTGAAAAATTAGGACATCCTATTGCTTCCACTTCTATTAAGGACGATGATGAAATCATTGAATATTCTACTGATCCGGAGCTGATCGCAGAGAAATATGATCATTTGGTAGATATCGTTATTGATTCTGGATATGGAGATAATGTGGCATCCACTATTGTAGACCTTACTTCCGGAGAACCGGAGATTATCCGTCAGGGAAAAGGAATTATTTAATTCAAAATATAAAGTTCAAGGTTTAGGGTTATTTGGATTATGGGGTTTAATGGGAAATATTCTATAGGAATTTTACTCACTTTTGTGCTTTTGGTTGCAGCAATGCTTTATTCTTTCCCGGTTATCACTCTGATTACAGGAATAAGAGGAATTACAGCAGACAGCTTTTTTCTCAGTAGGATTGTGATATGGATCGTTTTGATCATTATATTTCTGTACAATATATGGGTTGAAAAGGGGGCATTTTTATTAAAAAAAGAAACTCCATATTCCATTCTATTTTATATTAAAGCTGTTCTGAGCTTATATTTTATCTGCATGATTGGCGGAGCAGTTCTGAATACAATAATCCTATTTTTTATCCCTGAAAAAATAAGTGATAAACTTCTTAATCTTGTACCTATTTTTAAGAACAATTATTTCTTAATTATTTTCATGTGCCTCACAGCTGCTATTGTAGAAGAATTTCTGATGCGGGGTTATATACAGCCCAGGATTGAAAAAATCTATAATAATCCCACTGCAGGAGTTATTATTTCAGCCGTTTTATTTGGAATTCTGCACAGCACATATGGTACCATAGGTCAGGTTCTCGGACCTTTTTTTATTGGAATTGTTTTTGCCTTATTTTATAAACGCTATTCAAATATTAAAATTCTGATCATCTGTCATTTCATGATTGATTTTATCTCTCTGATGGCTCTGAATTTTATTAATATTAAACATTTATCTGTATTTTAACATTATGAAAATTATAACATCTCCTGCAAAATTAATGAACGTAGACAACTCAACAGACCTGTTGAAATCTTCCACTCCCAGATTCATTGAAGAAGCAGCATTTATACAGTCTTATTTAAAAGAAAAATCTCCCAAATATCTTTCCGAACTGATGGAAATATCATCTAAACTGGCTGATGAAAACTGGGAAAGAAATCAAAAATGGAAATCCAAGCCTACTTCAAAAGAATCTGCTCCGGCCATGTTTGCTTTTACAGGAGAAGTATATAGAGGATTGGATGCCAAGACCCTGGATAAAAATGCGGTAGACTATCTGCAGAAAAACTACAGAATGCTTTCCGGGCTTTACGGTCTGCTGAAACCATCTGATAAAGTAATGCTTTACAGATTGGAAATGGGGCGTCCTTTTGAGTTTGAACAATATAAAAACCTGTATGGGTTCTGGAGAGAAAAAATTACAGAACAATTGAATTCTGAAATGAAAAAAGGAGAAATACTTCTTCACCTTGCCAGCAATGAATATGGGAAAGTAATCGACAGAAAAAAACTGAACCATAAAGTGATCGATTTTGATTTTTATGAATTAAAAGACGGAAAACTGAAAACCATTGTGGTATACACCAAGCATGCAAGAGGTCTTGTGGTAAGATTTTGTGCTGAGACTAACGCCAAGACACTGGAAGATGTAAAAGCGTTCAACTATGAAGGTTATAGAATTGATGAAGAGAAGTCTACAGATACTAAACTGGTTTTTACAAGATAAATGACAATTTCAGCATTTAAAAAATATTTCAAAATAGAGCTTTCTGATCTTTATACTGAGTCGGAAAGTATTTTTTTATCTTCCCTATTCATTCACCAGATAATGGGTTTTGATCATTTTCAGCAAAGAAGATTTTCTGAACAGGAACTTCTTACAGATGATGAAGAAAAACTTTGTCATCTGATTTCGGAACTTAAAACCGGTAGACCTTATCAGCAGATTCTTGGTGAAACTGAATTTTATGGCATGAAGTTCTTTGTAGATGAAAATGTACTGATTCCCCGCCCTGAAACGGAAGAGCTGCTTGAGATTGCCATCAGGGAAATTCAAAGTTTAAAGCTTAAAGTTCAAGGGTTAAAAATTTTGGATATCGGAACCGGAAGTGGAGTGATTCCTTTGGTTTTAAAGAAACATTTTCCTGAAGCTGAAGTCTCATCAGTGGATTTTTCTGAAAAAGCATTGAAGACCGCCCAAAGAAATGCGGATTATCATCAACTGGAAATACAGTTCATTCATGCTGATTATCTCAATCTTGAGCTGATTGAAAGCTATGATATCATTATTTCAAACCCTCCGTATATCGGCATTGAGGAAGAGATTGAAATTGCAGACTCCGTGAAAGAGTTTGAGCCCAAAATGGCTCTTTTCTCTCCTACTGCCGATGCTTTAATCTTTTACAAAAAAATAGCAGAAGATGCTAAAAAGCACC
The window above is part of the Chryseobacterium sp. MA9 genome. Proteins encoded here:
- the prmC gene encoding peptide chain release factor N(5)-glutamine methyltransferase, with protein sequence MTISAFKKYFKIELSDLYTESESIFLSSLFIHQIMGFDHFQQRRFSEQELLTDDEEKLCHLISELKTGRPYQQILGETEFYGMKFFVDENVLIPRPETEELLEIAIREIQSLKLKVQGLKILDIGTGSGVIPLVLKKHFPEAEVSSVDFSEKALKTAQRNADYHQLEIQFIHADYLNLELIESYDIIISNPPYIGIEEEIEIADSVKEFEPKMALFSPTADALIFYKKIAEDAKKHLNKDGLLFLEINQKLGPETLELYQYFSNVQLLKDLSENDRFIYGRK
- a CDS encoding 2OG-Fe(II) oxygenase; protein product: MKNIIQKIENVDWPYLTETMHENGYAVISNLLSEDECELLKSNYDNSALYRKTVVMARHRFGLGEYKYFDYPLPEIIQIIRTSIYPYLAPIANSWFRALHIETQFPLNHQEFLQQCHTNGQQKATVLILKYKEGGFNTLHQDLYGDIYFPIQIVLMLSEPDKDFTGGEFVLTQQIPRAQSKAIVLKPKKGDVLIFTTQFKPEKGIKGYYRVNMKHGVSEVQEGSRYALGIIFHDATN
- the yaaA gene encoding peroxide stress protein YaaA, whose translation is MKIITSPAKLMNVDNSTDLLKSSTPRFIEEAAFIQSYLKEKSPKYLSELMEISSKLADENWERNQKWKSKPTSKESAPAMFAFTGEVYRGLDAKTLDKNAVDYLQKNYRMLSGLYGLLKPSDKVMLYRLEMGRPFEFEQYKNLYGFWREKITEQLNSEMKKGEILLHLASNEYGKVIDRKKLNHKVIDFDFYELKDGKLKTIVVYTKHARGLVVRFCAETNAKTLEDVKAFNYEGYRIDEEKSTDTKLVFTR
- a CDS encoding Ada metal-binding domain-containing protein, which translates into the protein MIQHSQLSNESLRSRIHSQDIRFGGNIKLKIYGLLGCSSGKRMKIENRIFFKNEEEALQNNYRPCGHCMREAYKKWKEGIY
- a CDS encoding L-threonylcarbamoyladenylate synthase, translated to MAKILKIYPDNPQENLVNEVIKTLNNGGLIIYPSDTIYALGCNIFDIKAMEKLAQLKKMKLEKSKFSIICNDLSHLSDFTRPIDTSIFRFLKSHLPGPFTFILEANKSLPLAYKGHKTIGIRVPDHPIPQLIVEKLGHPIASTSIKDDDEIIEYSTDPELIAEKYDHLVDIVIDSGYGDNVASTIVDLTSGEPEIIRQGKGII
- a CDS encoding CPBP family intramembrane glutamic endopeptidase, with the protein product MGFNGKYSIGILLTFVLLVAAMLYSFPVITLITGIRGITADSFFLSRIVIWIVLIIIFLYNIWVEKGAFLLKKETPYSILFYIKAVLSLYFICMIGGAVLNTIILFFIPEKISDKLLNLVPIFKNNYFLIIFMCLTAAIVEEFLMRGYIQPRIEKIYNNPTAGVIISAVLFGILHSTYGTIGQVLGPFFIGIVFALFYKRYSNIKILIICHFMIDFISLMALNFINIKHLSVF